GGCCGTCGACCTTCATGTGCGGCTTCCCCTCCAGGTCGACCAACTCCTCCGGGGCGACGGTCGCAATCCGGTCGATCCGATTCAGCGGGAACGCGAAGGGCTCGCCGGAGATCTCCACCAGCAGCGCCCGGATGATCGACATCGTCAACGGGAGCTGGAGCGTGAATTTGGTCCCCTTCCCCAGCCGCGTCGAGACGCGGACCGTCCCACGAACGGCTTGCACCATCGTCTGCACGACGTCCAGGCCGACACCCCGGCCTGAGATCTCCGTCACCTTGTCCTTGGTGGAGAAGCCCGGCAGGAAGAGGAAGTCCAGCAGCTCCGCCTCGGTCATCCGCGCGGCCATCGGCTGCGTGGTGAGCCCCTTCTCCACGACCTTCTCCCGCAGCCGTTCCACGTCGATGCCGCGGCCGTCGTCTTCCAGGACGATCTGGAGCATGCCGGCCATGTGGCGGGCCTCCAGGCGGATCGAGCCGGTTGGGTCCTTGCCGGCGGCCTGACGCTCGTCGGGGGGCTCGATCCCGTGGTCGAGCGAGTTGCGGATCAGGTGGTTGAGCGGGGCGTCCAGGCCGTCGAGGATGTCGCGGTCCACGCCCACAGCCTCGCCGACGACCTCGAATTTTGCCTGCTTGCCCATCTGGCGGGAGACGTCGCGGACCAGCCGGGGGAATCCGCGGACGCCGTCCGCCAGGGGCCGCATCCGGCTGGCCAGCACCTCGTGATGCAGCCGGCCGGAGATGTCCTCGCCGTTGCGCGCGAACTCCTCGATCGCCTCCAGCGAGCCCGTCAGCCCCTCCTGGCAACGCATGGCCTCGTCGCGGGCCCGCGAGAGCATGGCGCGCTCGACGCCCAGATCGCCGTCCGTCCCGGCGTCGGCGGTGAGACGGTTCTCCAGGGCCTGGAGCGTCTCCAGCAGGCCGGCCTGCCGCCGCTTGAGCGCCAGCAGGTCGTCGAGGAACGGCCGGAACCGCCTCGTCTGCACGAGCGACTCGCCCGCCAGCCCCATCAACCTCGTGAGGCTCTCGGCCGTGACTCGCACGACCCGATCCGCCCCCTCGGCCGACGCGGGGACTGGTGCGGCCGGCTTCGAAGGTCGCGCGGGCTCGCGCTCGACCGGCTTCGCGGGGGCCTTCGCCGCCGGCGCGGGGGCGGCCTCGGCGGGAGCCGGTTCCGGAGGCTTCTCGGCCGCCGGCTGTGGTTCGACGACCGGGGTGGCGGCGGGCGTCTTGCCGGCCTCGATCTCCGCCAGGGCGGCGGTCAGCGCCTCGACCTCGCCGGCCTTCGCCTCCTGCCACGCGGGCAGGTCGGGCTCGCGGACCTGCGAGACTTCGGTGAGGAAGTCGACCCCGCGCAGGAGGGCGTCGACGGCCCCCGTCGGCAGCGTGATCTTCCCCTTCTGCGCGGCGACGAGGACGTCCTCCATCGCGTGGGCGACCTTCACCCCGGCGTCCAGGTTGACGACCCGCGCGGCCCCCTTGATGGAGTGCGCGGCGCGCATGAGGGGCTCGATGGCGCTGGGAGAAGAATCCTGCTCCAGGCCCACCAGGCCCTGCGAGAGCACCGCCAGCCGTTCTTCCGCCTCCATGCGGAAGAGGTCCATCAGCGAGAACCCGCTGAGATCTTCGGGAGGCGGCGCGGGCTTCGCGGCGGGGGGCGGTGGAGGCGGCGGCGTGGGCTCTGGTTCTGGTTCAGCAGCGGGCGGCGGCGCAACCGCCGGGGCCTTGCCGGCCTCGACGTCGGCCAGCTCGGCGCACAGGGCGTCGACGTCGCCGGCGCGTTCGGCCTGCCAGGTTTCGAGGTCCGCGTCCTTCACCTTGGAGACGTCGGTGAGGAAGTCGACCCCGCGCAGGAGGACGTCGACGCCGGCCGACGAGAGCGTGAGCTTCTCCTTCTGGGCGGCGACGAGGACGTCCTCCATCGCGTGCGCGACGCGGACGGCGGCGTCCAGGTTGACGACCCGCGCGGCCCCCTTGATGGAGTGCGCGGCGCGCATGAGGGGCTCGATCGCCGTGGGCGAGGCGTCCTGCTCCAGACCCACCAGGCCTTGCGAGAGCACCGCCAGCCGTTCCTCCGCCTCCATGCGGAAGAGGTCCATCATCGAGAACCCGCTGAGGTCTTCGCTCATTGGCCGATACTCCGGAGCGCGGCGAAGACGCGGGTCTCGTCGAGGAAGCCCACTGTGCGGTCTTCCCAGGGGATGACGGCCTGGCTGAAGCTGACGGTCGGGTTGGCGAGCGTCGAGGGGACGGCCTGGAGCGAGCCTCGGGCGAAGTGCTCGACCCCAAGGACCTCGTCGGCCCCGAAGGCCCAGACCTCGGCCCGCTCTCGGTCGCGCAGGACGATCAGCCGCTCGCGCGACGAGGCGCCGTCGCCGCTGGGTTTCGGCTCGGGGAGGCCGAGCAGACCTTGCATGGAGAAGCAGAGCTGGAGCTGTCCCCGGAGGTTGACCAGTCCGCGGAGCACGGCGTTGGTCCGGTGCGGGACGCGGTGGATGGGCCGGGGGAGTGCGGCCTCGACGACCGTCGAGGTGCGAAAGGCCAGCCACTCGGAGCCCAGGCGGAAGATGAGGGCGCCCACGTCGTCGCGCCGGCCCTGCTCGTCGCGCGAGGCGGCCAGCTCCTTCTCATCGTTGCACTCGCTGTCCTCGCTCAGCCAGCGGGTCCACTCGTCGAGGTACCCGGAGGGCGCTGGACGGTCGAAGAAGGCCCGCGCGGCGGAGGCGAAGACGGGGCAGTTGCGGCAGTGGACGTGGGCCTTCAACTCCGGACAAGTCTGGTCGCCGCCGACGCCGATGGTGTTCCAGCAGTCGTCGAGCCCGGGAGCCCTGAAAATCGGCAGAGCTTCATCGTCGAGGCCGAGAGTGTGGTTCATGCGTCGGGCCTCCGGTCGGGATCCGTCTTGTTATCGGCATGCGCGGCCCGGTTCCTCAAGGCTCGTTCGGCGCGTCGACGGAAACCGGCCGCGGCGGCGGAGTCTCCCCGACGCTCGGCCAGCAGGGCCAGCGCCAGCAGCGCCTCGTCGTGGTTGGGGTCCAGGTAGATCGCCTTGCCGAAGCACGTCTCGGCCTCCGACCGTCTCCCCGCCGCCTGATGAATCCCCCCCATCAAGGCGAAGACGACGGCCGACGGCCCCGCCCGCCGAAGTTCGCGCTCGCAACAGGCCAGGGCCTGGCCGTGCCGGCCTGCGTTGGCGTGCTCGATCGCCTGCTCCGTCAGCGGCCGCGCGTCCTCGGCCGGCGGACAAGGAGCGGGAGGCGGCGGGGGCTTCGGCGCGATTGGGATGGAGGGCTTCGGCCTCGGGGGCGGACTCAGCGACAGCGGCGGAGGTTTCGGCGGCGCGGGGAGGGCCAGCTCGATCGGGGCGTCGAACGACCGAGCGAGCGCCTCGCCGGGTCGACGACGGCGGTAGGCGAACGCGCCCCGCCCGGCGGCGGCGACGAGGCTCCGGGCCTCGGCCGAGGCCCCCAGCGAATCGGCGTGGCCGACGATCAGGACGCCGTCGGGCGCCAGCATCCGCAGCAGGTTCAGCTCGGCCCGGGCGCGGGCCTCGCGGTCCAGGTAGATCAGCAGGTTGCGACAGAAGACGACGTCATACGGAGACCCCTCGTTCGCGATCGCCGGGTCCAGGACGTTCCCCAGGCGGAAGTGGACGCTCGGGCGAAGTCCCGGGACGATCTCGAAGGCCTCGCCGATGCAGCGGAACCAGCGGGCGACTCGTTCCGGCGACACGCCCCGCACGGCGTTCCTCGAATAAA
This is a stretch of genomic DNA from Paludisphaera rhizosphaerae. It encodes these proteins:
- a CDS encoding CheR family methyltransferase, yielding MSSPHHVLDAILHERLGLDRASIGSGVVPRATNTRMKATGVHNVDEYARLAASSEAELQALIDEVVVPESWFFRDGAPFDFLRDLARAGWTSRPSREPMRVLSLPCAGGEEPYSIAATLDEAGLPASRKHIDAVDVSAARLEFARRGIYSRNAVRGVSPERVARWFRCIGEAFEIVPGLRPSVHFRLGNVLDPAIANEGSPYDVVFCRNLLIYLDREARARAELNLLRMLAPDGVLIVGHADSLGASAEARSLVAAAGRGAFAYRRRRPGEALARSFDAPIELALPAPPKPPPLSLSPPPRPKPSIPIAPKPPPPPAPCPPAEDARPLTEQAIEHANAGRHGQALACCERELRRAGPSAVVFALMGGIHQAAGRRSEAETCFGKAIYLDPNHDEALLALALLAERRGDSAAAAGFRRRAERALRNRAAHADNKTDPDRRPDA
- a CDS encoding chemotaxis protein CheW, producing the protein MNHTLGLDDEALPIFRAPGLDDCWNTIGVGGDQTCPELKAHVHCRNCPVFASAARAFFDRPAPSGYLDEWTRWLSEDSECNDEKELAASRDEQGRRDDVGALIFRLGSEWLAFRTSTVVEAALPRPIHRVPHRTNAVLRGLVNLRGQLQLCFSMQGLLGLPEPKPSGDGASSRERLIVLRDRERAEVWAFGADEVLGVEHFARGSLQAVPSTLANPTVSFSQAVIPWEDRTVGFLDETRVFAALRSIGQ
- a CDS encoding hybrid sensor histidine kinase/response regulator — its product is MSEDLSGFSMMDLFRMEAEERLAVLSQGLVGLEQDASPTAIEPLMRAAHSIKGAARVVNLDAAVRVAHAMEDVLVAAQKEKLTLSSAGVDVLLRGVDFLTDVSKVKDADLETWQAERAGDVDALCAELADVEAGKAPAVAPPPAAEPEPEPTPPPPPPPAAKPAPPPEDLSGFSLMDLFRMEAEERLAVLSQGLVGLEQDSSPSAIEPLMRAAHSIKGAARVVNLDAGVKVAHAMEDVLVAAQKGKITLPTGAVDALLRGVDFLTEVSQVREPDLPAWQEAKAGEVEALTAALAEIEAGKTPAATPVVEPQPAAEKPPEPAPAEAAPAPAAKAPAKPVEREPARPSKPAAPVPASAEGADRVVRVTAESLTRLMGLAGESLVQTRRFRPFLDDLLALKRRQAGLLETLQALENRLTADAGTDGDLGVERAMLSRARDEAMRCQEGLTGSLEAIEEFARNGEDISGRLHHEVLASRMRPLADGVRGFPRLVRDVSRQMGKQAKFEVVGEAVGVDRDILDGLDAPLNHLIRNSLDHGIEPPDERQAAGKDPTGSIRLEARHMAGMLQIVLEDDGRGIDVERLREKVVEKGLTTQPMAARMTEAELLDFLFLPGFSTKDKVTEISGRGVGLDVVQTMVQAVRGTVRVSTRLGKGTKFTLQLPLTMSIIRALLVEISGEPFAFPLNRIDRIATVAPEELVDLEGKPHMKVDGQPVGLVEASRILELESTPRPAGRLPVVIASDRSHRFGVVVDKFLGERDLRVAPLDGRLGRVPNLNSSSVLENGWPVLIIDVEDLIRSVDNLLTGRRVGRLGGDSAASAADGESKRARRVLVVDDSITVRELERQLLENQGYQVDVAVDGVDGWNAVRSGRYDLVVSDIDMPRMDGIELVSLIKKDPRLRSIPVVVVSYKDREEDRIRGLDAGANFYLTKSSFHDQTFLATVVDLIGEARG